The Gemella haemolysans ATCC 10379 genome contains the following window.
ATATAGCTACACTTTGCATTAAATTATAATGGTATAAATCATACTTCAGAGAATAGTCGGTTTAAGTTTAATGCTGATATGACAATAACTTAGAGAAAAGTAAAAATAGGTAACGGTAAAGAATTTATAATCTAAGATATAATAAAAATATATTATGGAGAGTCAGATTACGCCAAGTATGATAATTCTGCTTGTTAGTAGAATCAATTTCTAAAAAAATTTTGTGAAGATGATTTCAGCAATAATTATTTTAACAAGTTAAAAGTTTGATCTATCCTTTGGAAAGAAGTTAGAAACTCAAAGAATGAAAAAATATATTCAAAACAATTTCTAAATGAATATAGATAAAAAATCGAGGTGTATCGTAAATAAATAAAGCGCAGTTTACTGAGGTAATAATATTTAACGATAACCTTATGCTATTGTTAAATATTTTAGTGAATATGTTCCCATCTACAGACGGAATTTAGTGTTCACTAGTTTCATGTTGAAACAGTTGTTTTAATGACAAGGGTATAGACCGAAGTAATTAATTATGAATACTTTATGTGATAGCTGTCGTAGAGCGATAGTGATGCGATAACAATGACCGCTGAATGTGCGACATTACTTGTGAAGATGATTAATATGAGAAAATTATAAAGGATAATAATATAGTGTTTTGTAAAGAGAGGAATTAATTGTGCCAAGACCAGAAACAAAAAATGATTTAATGATAGTTGCTAAGGAAAGTTATGAAAAGTTAAACTTACTTATTTCAAAGATGACGAGTGAAGAGTTAAATACACCCTTTGATTTTTCAGAAGATAAAAAGAAAAAAGAAGCTCATTGGAGAAGAGATAAAAACTTAAGAGATATCTTAATTCATCTCTATGAATGGCATAAACTTATTTTGAATTGGGTATGTTCCAATCAAAAAGGAGAAGAGAAATCATTTATTCCTGAACCATATAACTGGAGAACTTACGGCGATATGAATGTAGAATTTTGGAAGAAGCATCAGAATACGTCTCTTGAAGAAGCAACAAATGCTTTACAAAAATCTCATAAAGATGTTTTGAAACTAGCCGAAAATTTTACAAATGAAGAATTATTTTCAAAAAAAGTTTATAAATGGGTTGGTGGAAGTACATTGGGATCTTATTTTGTCAGTGCTACTTCTAGCCATTATAATTGGGCTATAAAAAAATAAAGGCTCATCAAAAAAATTGCAAGTAAGTTATAAATGGAAAATACAAGGAAGTGAAGCAAATTAACGTACAATTACTTTTTGTTATATATATTAATTAGTATTCTATTGTTCCTTAATTTTTTCAGCGTGTATTGGGAGGGGAAACGGTATTATAATAAGATTTATTTATTAAGTTAAACTTAAAGGATTAATAAAAGTATAGTACTTTTGGTTTATACACATTTAATTGATAGATAATTTAAATATTAACCACTTATAATATTGATAATCTCTATCAGTGGAATTCATTTGTTGTTTTATAAGTATTAGTATATAATCTTAATTGAAAATATATATACTTTAGGAGAATAAGAATGAAGTTAGAAGATTTTACAGAACAGGAACAACAACAGATAAAGAAAGGTCTTACTTTTTCTGTAATTAGTGATAAAGAAACTGCGGATAGAATACTTTCATTAGTTCCAGAAGAATTAATGAAGAAGATTCCATTTTTTGTGAGAAAACATGCTAATACGCGTACTATTAAGAGAATTTCTGTCGAATATCCAGAACTATACGCAGCAGCTCAAAAAGAGGGAGAATGGCCAGAAAAAGAAAAAGAAGAATTACGTAAAATTATTACAGCCATTTTCCAAGAAAAAATGAATAAACACCAAATTAAATAATATAAAATTTAAAAATTATAGATATTATGATATGCCAGTATCAAAGAGTAAAGTAGAATATTTACCTTTTTGATCCTGGTATTTTTGTATTGTAAGTTATTAAAATAGGTTCATGCTTGCTCATTTTTCTGAGATATATTATAATAAAAAAGATAGATTAATAAGTAAATTGTAATTTTTAAGCAAGTTGATAAGGAGAAAATTATGTTTAGTACGAGAAAATATTCGATTAGAAAGGTTTCAGTAGGTATTGCTAGTGTTCTAATAGGCATTGTTGCTGGCTCTCTTGGAACAGCTTATGCACACGAAGACACAAACAATGTTGTTGTAACTGCAGAATCTAATCACGATGTTAATTTAGAGCATGTAAACAAACCTGTTTTAGAAGAAGTTGAAAAACCAATGCCTAAACCTGAATTAGCACCAAAACCCGTAGAGCCTATGGCACCTCCAGTGTGTGAAGATTGTAAACATGAAGAAAATATAGTAGAACCTAAAAGAGAATCTCACCTGGTGAATGTAGTCGATAAGCCTGCTTTAGAAAAAGTTGAAAACCCAATTCCTGTACCCGAAGTTGTGTCAAAACCTGAAAAGAAAAATGAATCGGTAACGCCAGTAACAGGGGCTAATAAAGCAGATAATTTATTTAAATCTGTTTTAGAAGATAAGATAGATTGGAATACTATTGACGAGAAAGAATTTGTAAATTATTTATTTGCTGATATTAAAGTCGATAAAAAGAAAGAACAAGAAATAAAAGAAGTATGGTTAATTAAAGTTAATGAGTTATTAGCAGTTGAACCTAATAATATAAATCTTCAAAAGGTAAAAGCTATTTTGGAAAATTCTTTAAAGAGTAATTCTTTAGTAGAAATAGAAAAACCAAAAGAAGAAAAAGTAACTGAGGATAAGAAAGAAAACAAGGAATCAGAGAAAGATGAGACTAAAAAAGTCACACCTAAAGAAGAAAAAATAACTGAGGATAAGAAAGAAAAGAATGAATCAGAGAAAGATGAGACTAAAAAAGCTGCATCTAAAGAAGAAAAAGTAACTGAGACTAAAAAAGAAAATAAAGAACCAGCAAAAGCAGAAGATAAGAAAGAAAATAAAGAATCTATAAAAGAAACTGATAAGAAGGAAGTTCCTAAAGGACAAACTGTTCCAGAAAATAAGCAAGAAGTTCCTAGCAAAGAAACTCCAAAAATAACTTCAGATAAAACAGATTCATCTAATAATAAAAAACAAGAAACCTCAGAGAATAATGCGCCAGTTAAAAATAAAGTTTTATCTGCAACATTATCAGGGCGTGATGTAGCTGTATCTTTTGATAAAAACAAAATAAAAGCTGACGATGTCTTTGTAGGTGCGATAAATGATGAGAAACTAAATAAAACTATTATTGAAAAATTAGGTAGTGAATATAAAGTTATTGAAGTTTTTGAAATTCATTTTAAAAAAGATGGGAAAAAAATAGATAGTGATGCTGAACGTACAGTTAAAGTATCAGTAGTGAAAAATGATAATGCAGAATTAGAAGTATATCACATAGCAGACAACAATATTCTAGAAAAAGTTGAAAGTAGCTTTAGTGATAGTTCGCTGCAATTCAAAATAAACCACTTCAGCAAATTTACTATTCTAGAAAGAATTAGAGTAGGAGCTAAAGATTTAGAAAGCCGTGTTCAAATAGTAACACCGGTTAAAGCAGAGTATAAAGCTGAAAATAAAAAAGAGGATTCTGATAATAGTAATAAGGTTAATAATGACAAAAAAGAAGAATTACCTAAAACTGGCTTAGAGTCAGAGAAGACTACTAGTATAGCGTTATTAGCTCTAGGGACAGCAATAGCGATTAGAAGAAAACAAAAACAATAGAATCTATTAAATTTAAAGTAGAGAAATTAAAAATAAATAAACTCGAAATTAGGAGGTATCCTAGTTTCGAGTTTATTTTTCATTTATGAATTTATGTCCAATATATTGAAAGATTCTCACCATTTTATTTTCTAAAGGAGTTTGAACTTTGAAAAAGAAGTAGTGATCCCTTTTATCTTTTGATTTATTAGCAGTTAATCTGAAAAAATTACTATTGTTATTTACCATTAAATTTAGAATATCGTCTGTTAAAAATGTTAAGGGTACATTTAATGCAGAATATTTATAGAAATCTTTTTCGAATTGATCGTAATTACTACTAAAATAATCAAATTGGACTTCATGTTGATTAAGTCTGTTCATAGTCTAATTCCTCTGCTAAAGAAACTTTTAGAATATCGCTGATTGAAATTTGTAGTATATTTTGTTTAGTTGAAAAATAAATAATATCGTTAGTACAATCAACCACCTTTCCTAGATATGGTTCACGTTGAGTAGAGGTATATAAATACGATAGACCTTTAAAGAAATATAGTTGGTTTAATAGTAGTCTTTTTTCGTCTTCATCCATATTGTTCGAAAAATCTATAGTGTCACCTTGGGTATTAATCGCGGTAGTGTGTTCTGAGATGAAAAAGCCCATCCACTTAGCCATGCCACGGTCAGCGTATTCTCTTGCAGATTTATAGGGAAGATAATTTCTATTTATCATATTATTCCATCCATGCCACCAGCATGGCCTCCTACTAATTTACTTCTTTCTTTTACACGTGAACCTTCCATTAACATACTTCCATTTTGAACTGACAAGAATCCGTATTTATCACGTATAGTATCTAGTGTTTTATCAATTTTTCTTTGTTTTTCAATAGTTTCAATATCATCGAATAACGTATAGATTGTAAGATTATCATCTATTAGATTATCATATCTAACTGCAATAGAACGTACGGCACCACCGTCATATTTACTTCTAAAAAGTGATAGAACATGATCGGTTAATTGTTTTGTGCTTTGAGTAGGGTTGATTTTTTTAGATGCATTAATAGATTTTTTGCTTTCAATTCTACTGTAACTGATATGGATATGTACTGATTTTGCCTTTTTCTTAACTCTTCTTAGTCTTATCGCGACTTGTTCTGCCATTTCTGACAAAACTAGTTCTATTTCTGTTCTAATCTTATAATCTTTAGGTAGTACTTGTGAATTACCTAAGCCTTTTGATTTCGGTTTATAAGGTTTTGAAGGTTTGCTTTCATCGATTCCATTTGCGTGGAACCATAAGTGAACTCCAATTATACCAAATTCCTTTTTTTAATATATCTGGATTAGTATTTGCTAAGTCTTTAACAGAATATATTTTTTAATTTATTTAATCTTTTTTCTGTTCTGTTTCCTATCCCCCAAAAATCAGTAAGTGAAGATATGTTCCATACTTTTGTTTCAACATCTTCATATGACCAATTAGCGCGCATAGTTGGAGTTTTTTTCGCCTCATTATCTAGAGCAAGTTTTGCCAAAAGAGGATTTGCATTACTCATTCCTACAGAGGAGTAAACACCTGTTTTTTTCCATATATCATGTTGGATTTTTGCGCAAAATTATGTCCAATTTTTCTTTTCTTGTTTTTGTAGAATCTTTTATGAAGTAATTGAGTGATTGCGTTAAATCGATAAATCCTTCGTCTATAGAATAGGGATGAATATCTTCATCTGGAACATAATTTTTAAGTACGTTAAGTATCTGTATATTTTTTTCGATATATAGAGTCATTCTTGGGGGGACGATGAGTGTTTTTTTGGCCCAAGCTTCAATATGATTGATATATGTTGAGTTATTTCAAGACCTTGTCTTTTTGCGTTATAAAATGAAAAGCGTCGCGTATTAATATCGAAGGGAAGATCATAACTTCTACCTACATTATTTTTCCAAAGACTTCTTTGAAAACAGGGGAACTTGCTAATATTAAACTGTTAGAGTTGTCACTTCTGCTCATTACACAAAGTGAGGTTGTTAAAGGATTAAGTCCACGGTCTACGCATTCTACACTTGCATAAAAAGACTTCATATCTATAAAGGCTATGTCTGAATGAGTTTCTAATGTATAGTCGATTATTCCCATATTATTACACCTCTTTTATAGGTTTAAATGAATCTGTAACAACTCCTACTATATTTACTTCTTCTATCGGTGCTATGATGTCTTTGTAGTTGTCATTAATAGAAACTAGATGAACTGTATTTTCTTCTAGAAAGACTTTTTTTATGTATGTTTCCTCATTGTAGACTACTGCATAATCCAATCCGTCAAAATCGTATCCAGTTTTTTTAATCAAGGCAACATCTCCGCTGTAGTATTTTGGTTCCATAGAATCCCCATCAATCCAAGAGGCTATATCGTGTGATATGTCTTTGTCGAAGTAAACAGTATCGAACTCATAATCTTCATAATAAAAATTACCTAAACCAGCGGATAATTTTGCGTGAACTTGATATTTATATAATTGAGAAACATATAGCTCGTTAGCCATGGTCAAAAGTTTCTTTTGATTTATCTCGTTTAATTGGAGATATTTATTAACTATCTCATACTCTGATTCAAAGTAAGTAGTCTCTACATTAAAGTAAAGTGCCAGTTCGTCTAAATTTTTTTTATTAGGTATGTATTTTCCTTTTTCCCAACTATTGTAGGCGGCACGTGTAACACCAAGGTGTTTAGCTACTGCAGTTTGAGAAACTTTTTGTTTAGTACGTAAGGATTTCAATCTATTATTACAAAACATAACTACCTCCACATAATATTTTGTAAAGTTATAACTTTACAAAATATTATAAATGATAATAAGGAATTTGTCAAAAGAAAATAAAAGGGGAGTGACTCAAAAATCGTAAATCGATTTGTTGAATCACTCCCGCTCTAAAGAGTGTATTAAATTTATGGATTCATATTAACACGGTGCCATTCGTTTATAACATAAGAAATTTGTCCTACTTGATCTAATCCAACAAGGTTTACTTCTTCAGTAGCAGGGGTAGCTCCGCCTAAACCTGCAGTATATAAAGCGATAATGTAAGGTGTTTTCTCATAAACAATAGCATCAACATTTAGTGCTTCTTTTACATATCCAGGTTTTTGTTCTATTACTAGATTTGGAAGATAACGTTTATAGTAGTCTCCTGGGAAAGATTCACCAATATATGCACGAATATCTTTATATTTTTCTCTATTATCCCACAAGTGTTGTAATACTTGAATATAATAGTTAGTTGTTGTTTTATTTTCTGTACTAAAGTTTTTTAATTCTGCTTTAGACTCACCGTAGTTGCTATACATTTTGTATACTTCGCTCATACCTCCAAGACGATCGGCAAGGGCGTACGCAGGAGTATTTTCTGAATGAACTAATGAATAGTATTGCATTTGGGGAATAGTCATAGCCCCTTTAAAAACTTTAACATATGTGTTGTGTTCACCATCATATTCATAGTAAGTGTTAGTAATATCATAACGTTTAGTCATAGATAAGTTATATTTTTCAAAGTTATCTACTACTAACATATTAAGTGGCAATTTATATGTAGAACCAGCAGTCATAGGTTGAGTTTCATTCATTTCAATTAACTCACCAGTTGCTAGGTTTTTATATGAAAAAGCTATTTGTGAGTTTTTTATCCCATATTCTTTTGCATATGCTTGTATAACTTCAGGTAAAGTCATATTAGCATAATCATAATATAAACCATATGCATTCATAGTAGGGGTATCAGCTTTCATAACAGCTTGTTTTTCTTCTAAGCTCTTACCTTTTTTTCTGGTTCTTTTGTTTTTTCTATATTGTCATGATTATCTTTTGTTGTATCGTTTGTATTAGTATTGTGATCGTTACTTTTCCAAAATGATTGTATATATTTAAAGTCGAAAAAGTTAACGTTGTGGAAACGTCCGTAATAATACAAACTAGCAATTACTACAGAGAATAGTAGTATTACTGATATTATAATTTTTTTTATTTTTGACATACAAGCTCCTGTATAAACTTATTTAATTAACTTAATAATTATAATAGAATATGTTTTAAAATTCAAGAAATAGATAGTTAATATAATAAGATAAATATATGAAAATAATGAAAGAGAAATATTATATGTGTAAGAAGATACGGTTAAATATATAATTTCGAAATTATAATAGAAAATGATATATATTATAAAATATTTTCAATTGAAATTAATAATATAAATCAATAAGAAAGCTCATGCTCTAAAAGAAGATTGATGAAATTATAATATTATTTTGCTGTCATTATGTATAAAATTATGGTAATATGATATGAATTAGAAATTTTAAAAAGGTTAGGAGATTTAATGACAAAAAATAATCAAAAACGTTTAGTTATATTTTTTATAGTGATGTTTGGTCTTATTGCGAGTGGTTACAATAATTTTTTGAAGCCTTTGGATAGTATAATTATTAATTTTATTCAAGGTTTAGAAAATCCAATGCTTACAAGCATATATTTAAATACAACAAATATAGCAGATCAAAAACCTAGTGTAATAATAACTGCTATAATAGTTATTATTTTATTTGTGAGTAAGTTTAAAAGAGAGGCTCTATTTTTAACTCTTACAATGGGAACGTGTGGTATAGTGATGGCGTTTATTAAGATAATTTTTAATCGTCCTAGACCTAATATTCATCGTTTAGTAGAATTAAATAGCTTAAGTTTTCCTAGTGGGCACACGACTTCAGCGACAATAATGTATTTAACATTGGCGTTAATATTTATTAAATTATCGAAGAAAGGAAATAATAATTATTTTCCTATTCTTATAGCGATAATGGGAATTTTATTTATAGCGACTTCTAGAGTATATTTAGGAGTACATTATCCGACGGATACGATGGCGGGGATGTGTTTAGGTAGCGTAATAGTATTAACTTATAATCTTATTTATTATGATAAAAAGTAGAGGTGAGGTAATATGAAAAAAGTTTTATTAATAACAGGTTCATTCGGAAATGGGCATCTTCAAGTATCAAAAAACATTAAAGAAACATTTGAAAAATATTATGCTGATGAGATTGATGTTATTGAAACAGACCTGTTCTTACAAGCACACCCGAATTTGACTCCGGTGTTAAAAAAATTATATTTATATAGCTTTTCATATTTTAGAGATATTTACGGATATTTGTATTATGCAGGAAAAAATCATAGTAATATCTCTGCTTATAGATATTTTAGTTCTGAGTATTTGAAAAAACTAGTAAAGCAAGCTAAACCAGATATTATTGTCTCAACATTTCCAACTCCAGCTTTATCATTATTGAAAGATAGGCAGATACCGATAGTTAATATAATAACGGATTATCATTTTCACAAAAGTTGGTTAACTAAAGGTGCATTTAGATATTATGTAGCGACAGATGAAACTGAAAAAGAGTTATTGAAGTTAAATGTAGAAAAACAAAAAGTTAAGAAATTTGGAATACCGATTGCTGAAA
Protein-coding sequences here:
- a CDS encoding ClbS/DfsB family four-helix bundle protein — its product is MPRPETKNDLMIVAKESYEKLNLLISKMTSEELNTPFDFSEDKKKKEAHWRRDKNLRDILIHLYEWHKLILNWVCSNQKGEEKSFIPEPYNWRTYGDMNVEFWKKHQNTSLEEATNALQKSHKDVLKLAENFTNEELFSKKVYKWVGGSTLGSYFVSATSSHYNWAIKK
- a CDS encoding YSIRK-type signal peptide-containing protein (The YSIRK form of extended signal peptide directs nascent proteins to the cross-wall site, while signal peptides lacking YSIRK direct proteins instead to the cell pole. A large fraction of YSIRK proteins are surface proteins anchored by sortase-mediated processing of a C-terminal LPXTG motif.), giving the protein MFSTRKYSIRKVSVGIASVLIGIVAGSLGTAYAHEDTNNVVVTAESNHDVNLEHVNKPVLEEVEKPMPKPELAPKPVEPMAPPVCEDCKHEENIVEPKRESHLVNVVDKPALEKVENPIPVPEVVSKPEKKNESVTPVTGANKADNLFKSVLEDKIDWNTIDEKEFVNYLFADIKVDKKKEQEIKEVWLIKVNELLAVEPNNINLQKVKAILENSLKSNSLVEIEKPKEEKVTEDKKENKESEKDETKKVTPKEEKITEDKKEKNESEKDETKKAASKEEKVTETKKENKEPAKAEDKKENKESIKETDKKEVPKGQTVPENKQEVPSKETPKITSDKTDSSNNKKQETSENNAPVKNKVLSATLSGRDVAVSFDKNKIKADDVFVGAINDEKLNKTIIEKLGSEYKVIEVFEIHFKKDGKKIDSDAERTVKVSVVKNDNAELEVYHIADNNILEKVESSFSDSSLQFKINHFSKFTILERIRVGAKDLESRVQIVTPVKAEYKAENKKEDSDNSNKVNNDKKEELPKTGLESEKTTSIALLALGTAIAIRRKQKQ
- a CDS encoding DUF5960 family protein: MNRLNQHEVQFDYFSSNYDQFEKDFYKYSALNVPLTFLTDDILNLMVNNNSNFFRLTANKSKDKRDHYFFFKVQTPLENKMVRIFQYIGHKFINEK
- a CDS encoding UV-damage repair protein UvrX, coding for MSNANPLLAKLALDNEAKKTPTMRANWSYEDVETKVWNISSLTDFWGIGNRTEKRLNKLKNIFC
- a CDS encoding LexA family transcriptional regulator, with the translated sequence MFCNNRLKSLRTKQKVSQTAVAKHLGVTRAAYNSWEKGKYIPNKKNLDELALYFNVETTYFESEYEIVNKYLQLNEINQKKLLTMANELYVSQLYKYQVHAKLSAGLGNFYYEDYEFDTVYFDKDISHDIASWIDGDSMEPKYYSGDVALIKKTGYDFDGLDYAVVYNEETYIKKVFLEENTVHLVSINDNYKDIIAPIEEVNIVGVVTDSFKPIKEV
- a CDS encoding serine hydrolase, with amino-acid sequence MKADTPTMNAYGLYYDYANMTLPEVIQAYAKEYGIKNSQIAFSYKNLATGELIEMNETQPMTAGSTYKLPLNMLVVDNFEKYNLSMTKRYDITNTYYEYDGEHNTYVKVFKGAMTIPQMQYYSLVHSENTPAYALADRLGGMSEVYKMYSNYGESKAELKNFSTENKTTTNYYIQVLQHLWDNREKYKDIRAYIGESFPGDYYKRYLPNLVIEQKPGYVKEALNVDAIVYEKTPYIIALYTAGLGGATPATEEVNLVGLDQVGQISYVINEWHRVNMNP
- a CDS encoding phosphatase PAP2 family protein, with product MTKNNQKRLVIFFIVMFGLIASGYNNFLKPLDSIIINFIQGLENPMLTSIYLNTTNIADQKPSVIITAIIVIILFVSKFKREALFLTLTMGTCGIVMAFIKIIFNRPRPNIHRLVELNSLSFPSGHTTSATIMYLTLALIFIKLSKKGNNNYFPILIAIMGILFIATSRVYLGVHYPTDTMAGMCLGSVIVLTYNLIYYDKK